A section of the Drosophila sechellia strain sech25 chromosome 3L, ASM438219v1, whole genome shotgun sequence genome encodes:
- the LOC6616388 gene encoding mediator of RNA polymerase II transcription subunit 13 isoform X1, with translation MTHQNHQTNGASLEDCHTNFYALTDLCGIKWRKFVNGERPNASSDPLADPILRSYSRCIQADMLCVWRRVQSTKTDNADPNALTFEMTTSTKVHPPLSLAAAKELWIFWYGEEPDLSELVDAELLRVAANQALWNGTWKGALTYECRSLLFKALHNLMERFVLTKDIVRFGKWFVQPCTSSDRLFGRSSQHLSFSFTFFVHGDTVCASIDLREHPAVRPLTKEHLTEAAAAFAAASSPPGSNGSAATAGGAVPNPQDPNGASMDGLDSGEGAAKAAPPPHARKVMLAPFGIAGILTGNSYKASDPIAEKILEDWASFFPLCNKDNTDVPPVVEVVSGGHKMYHPTNYVLVTDLDDMEHMEFVEMQKMQSSVAGAAAESAVLASLSCPPGAAAAPSSMGAAPSATAVPLGPASLNAPALAGAGVGATASSAAKEISRKAAPQAVSALERLAFQPYYDQRPTSGFTFNTNNTHIPASAAVEMPERTWQDCVMNTLHVDAAAAAAAAASSTPALGTGSSSADGDENEQNKPPQDSKQLVQQQIQQQQQRQKLWNFVDPMQKAPCICTNAQCSSSSNISNNKRPQQPLGSPALRAAVTGGSGNKSSSSSSSSSSSSSYQQQHYHQQHLQQQQQQQRPGTPVLPATAATSSHHSSSLGNTSASNSSAATPRRHNVPFHKRLLHSLASTASSTASTFRAKNHSNTTTDTNIPKQRHLGNTPHETPHGGASTYSRNSLGGDSSMPVASVESPATPAPSPHPNSAHSQPTSVPPAEQLLNMSPHAPTSVSNLQQPPTPIDHLLDKNTPAPTPTDQHDNKSITASPYVHQTPSVEPPSYTDHAAGGGPAGGQSLGTGPGSVPTQQPATPTAATSAGGAGSCGPSNAIGGNAVGTISVKKLEMQQQTPSAAMAIKQEPGAQGRGVGGVTSTTEALNNFKRLYNPPKLTLKDPDSFYDGEWLKEVIYDFQYQEYWDYSTVKRPKMEKQRKPRYAKNLYEGQNHVKPDMPSPGSVYGSQLLSLDESASAAGGGGGGQAAGSSGGGLVGIANSTASGSDVEADGSSFFQGLNIKTEPGLHSPSCKETSKSSGGNSSGGGSGSGGNLFTAEGLNPSLNDLEQLFETSSNDECSSVQIHTPPDSNNPSNGGCSAVTNTIEDLKRSTAVASAAVAAAAAAVASGAGNIQAEDLTKMFPTPPSHEQQHPNSSPCQTDVVMTDLSVDTTTTIITSSITTTCNTTITSSINTTTTACSNPSNSIMLATAQAPVTVVAIQTVSKMVKQEYNLELGSPMEEPINDWDYVYRPPQQEKFVGSTRYAPLTNLPSQTQPPLTLPTGCFYQPTWSSHKSRAATLAKAAAAQQQQHQKHQALQQRIQLHQQKLQQLQLQNQQQQQAAAAAAAAAAGGVGHQKHQHQHLHDLLSAAPRTPLTPSTVPQPLSSGGSQYLLNQLNCPQAPPGASMQQLMHRAGMSPISPGPGMGPYAARSSPMSRATPTHPPPPYPYDLAVASPATSTSSYLNRPLHSQEHPHMHGMGGGATGGVGHGTGGGGHMGMVPYTGDAGIASGGTAMAAGSSSLLQELPEVNSVLVNILLYDTALNVFRDHNFDSSSVCVCNADTQKIGNIRGADSGVYVPLPGVSFNPFPSGAGGAAAGQRMLNGPSSAGFGGMRMISAFGGSPASASMPGAGSGHGHGPNGCSNSSSCTPPSSNPHITGYVDDDPVECTCGFSAVVNRRLSHRAGLFYEDEVEITGIADDPGRNKQPTLLSIIQSLSRKNQIKQGPGETSSALDKIGAGGLPGGQLEQLAHAVFDLLLDQCSIIQTSSSSVHRALQSHRRRMSRQRRIFGTNGAPTASLASIANVLEFMDAHDVISLALEQSRLAFENQRMDNMMDFHGNGSSSSHQQQQLTAFHAPPPALRHKLAGIGAGRLTVHKWSYLPVGFTRSNKEIVRTMNAIQPMLQNAFHCKSRGGSGSKDASSYNTVSGPLTWRQFHRLAGRASGQCEPQPIPSVVVGYEKDWISVAPHSIHYWDKFLLEPYSYARDVVYVVVCPDNEHVVSCTRSYFRELSSTYEMCKLGKHTPIRGWDGFLQVGAARNNVPADRETTPLDDWLRTLEHAALAEQIRRYAVAFIHQLAPYLSRVPNDKTLLNPPDGTGNSHSKGGSSSSSNSSSGSGLPGGDLPTDNIKLEPGTEPQVQPMETNEIKQEPGVGKGGAAAGETKPALILGDPLGMGETLEDINPSAIVLYVVNPFTFASDSCELERLALIALLRCYAELLKAVPDSVRSQMNIQIISLESVMELGPCGNRKRFSDEIRCLALNIFSQCRRHLVHAQSVKSLTGFGTAANMEAFLKTKDEPNRRAYKMYTAPFVLAPMHERNDKTDFSRSAGSMHGQNEHRYSVMYCNYCLSEDQAWLLATATDERGEMLEKICINIDVPNRARRRKAPARYVALKKLMDFIMGIISQTSQMWRLVIGRIGRIGHSELKSWSFLLSKQQLQKASKQFKDMCKQCTLMYPPTILSACLVTLEPDAKLRVMPDQFTPDERFSQISMQNPLATPQDVTCTHILVFPTSAVCAPFTRQFQNEPQVDDDFLTFEEEGNEDFSDADIGDLFWGTHMDRVSNHGSPGRMDDNRSWQSAGGNNFKCTTPQEVEEVGSLNQQPISVGYMVSTAPTGRMPAWFWSACPHLEDVCPVFLKTALHLHVPSIQSADDILNSTNAHQSANDHPLDSILTADVLRFVLEGYNALSWLALDSNTHDRLSCLPINVQTLMDLYYLTAAIA, from the exons ATGACGCATCAAAATCATCAGACAAACGGCGCAAGTTTGGAGGATTGCCACACAAACTTTTATGCCTTG ACTGATTTATGTGGAATAAAGTGGCGGAAGTTCGTTAACGGGGAGCGACCGAACGCATCGAGCGATCCTTTGGCGGACCCGATCCTGCGCTCCTATTCGCGATGCATCCAGGCGGACATGCTGTGCGTGTGGAGGAGGGTCCAATCCACGAAGACGGACAACGCCGACCCGAATGCCTTAACCTTCGAGATGACCACGTCGACCAAGGTCCACCCGCCCCTTTCGCTGGCCGCCGCCAAGGAGCTATGGATCTTCTGGTACGGCGAGGAGCCCGATCTCAGTGAACTGGTTGATGCCGAGCTGCTCCGAGTGGCGG cTAACCAAGCGCTTTGGAATGGCACCTGGAAAGGAGCTCTCACCTACGAGTGCCGATCGCTGCTGTTTAAGGCGCTGCACAATCTTATGGAGAG ATTCGTGCTTACCAAGGACATTGTGCGCTTTGGAAAATGGTTTGTGCAGCCCTGCACTTCCAGCGATCGCCTCTTTGGACGCAG CTCCCAGCACTTGTCCTTCTCATTTACGTTCTTTGTGCACGGCGACACCGTTTGTGCCTCCATAGATTTGCGCGAGCATCCCGCCGTGCGTCCGCTGACCAAGGAGCACTTGACCGAAGCGGCGGCAGCCTTTGCAGCGGCCAGTTCTCCGCCAGGGTCAAATGGATCTGCGGCGACAGCAGGCGGAGCAGTGCCTAATCCTCAGGATCCAAATGGAGCCAGCATGGATGGACTGGACAGCGGAGAGGGAGCGGCCAAGGCAGCGCCACCGCCGCACGCGCGAAAGGTTATGCTGGCGCCCTTTGGAATTGCGGGCATACTCACCGGCAATAGCTATAAGGCCAGCGATCCCATAGCCGAGAAGATCCTCGAGGATTGGGCCTCGTTTTTTCCGCTGTGCAATAAGGACAACACGGATGTCCCACCCGTGGTGGAAGTGGTGTCGG GTGGTCATAAGATGTATCATCCCACAAACTACGTACTAGTCACAGACCTGGACGACATGGAGCACATGGAATTCGTCGAGATGCAGAAGATGCAAAGCTCAGTGGCCGGAGCGGCGGCCGAGTCAGCTGTTCTGGCCTCGCTTTCCTGCCCACcgggagcagcagctgctccttcATCCATGGGCGCAGCTCCATCTGCAACAGCGGTTCCCTTGGGTCCAGCTTCCCTCAATGCTCCAGCTTTAGCAGGAGCAGGTGTCGGAGCCACCGCATCTTCCGCCGCCAAAGAGATATCCCGCAAGGCAGCTCCACAAGCGGTCAGCGCCCTGGAACGTCTCGCCTTCCAGCCCTACTACGATCAACGGCCCACCTCGGGCTTCACCTTCAATACCAACAATACTCACATACCCGCCTCGGCAGCCGTGGAAATGCCGGAACGAACCTGGCAGGATTGCGTGATGAACACGCTCCATGTGGatgcagcggcggcagcagccgcagctgcTTCGTCTACGCCCGCCTTGGGAACTGGGTCATCATCCGCGGATGGCGACGAGAATGAGCAGAATAAACCGCCGCAGGATTCCAAGCAACTGGTGCAGCAGCAgatccagcagcaacagcaacgccAAAAGCTCTGGAACTTTGTGGATCCCATGCAGAAAGCACCCTGCATATGCACCAA cgcccaatgcagcagcagtagcaacatTAGCAACAACAAGCGACCGCAGCAACCGCTGGGATCGCCTGCGCTGCGAGCAGCAGTTACCGGCGGCAGTGGCAATAAGTCGTCCTCGTCATCATcttcatcatcgtcgtcgtcgtcctaccagcagcagcattaccaccagcaacatctgcagcaacagcagcagcagcagcgaccgGGAACACCTGTGCTGCCGGCAACGGCGGCCACATCATCCCATCATTCCAGTTCCCTGGGCAACACTAGCGCCTCCAATTCTTCCGCGGCCACTCCCCGGCGTCACAATGTGCCGTTCCACAAGCGGTTGCTCCATTCGCTGGCAtccaccgcctcctccacGGCCTCCACCTTTAGAGCCAAAAACCACAGCAACACCACCACAGACACCAATATACCAAAACAAAG ACATCTGGGAAACACGCCTCATGAAACACCACACGGCGGCGCTTCAACGTACTCCCGCAACTCCTTGGGTGGCGATTCCTCGATGCCGGTGGCCTCCGTGGAATCACCGGCAACGCCGGCTCCCTCTCCGCATCCGAATTCGGCGCACTCGCAACCGACATCCGTGCCGCCCGCTGAGCAA CTGCTCAATATGAGTCCCCATGCGCCAACTTCCGTTTCCAATCTCCAACAGCCGCCGACGCCTATAGACCACCTGCTGGACAAGAATACACCGGCGCCAACGCCAACGGACCAGCACGACAACAAGAGCATTACGGCCTCGCCCTATGTTCATCAGACGCCCAGCGTGGAGCCGCCCTCCTATACGGATCATGCGGCCGGCGGAGGACCAGCTGGTGGCCAGAGCCTTGGTACGGGTCCAGGTAGTGTGCCCACCCAGCAACCGGCTACGCCCACAGCCGCAACGTCAGCTGGTGGCGCCGGATCTTGCGGACCTTCAAATGCAATTGGAGGGAATGCGGTTGGCACTATAAGTGTCAAAAAGCTTGAGATGCAGCAACAGACTCCATCGGCAGCTATGGCCATCAAGCAGGAGCCTGGTGCTCAAGGTCGGGGCGTCGGAGGTGTTACCTCCACCACGGAGGCCTTGAACAACTTTAAGCGACTGTACAACCCGCCAAAGCTGACGTTAAAGGATCCGGATAGCTTCTACGACGGGGAGTGGCTCAAGGAGGTCATCTATGACTTTCAGTACCAGGAATACTG GGACTATAGCACGGTAAAACGtccgaaaatggaaaagcaacGGAAACCTAGGTATGCCAAGAACCTCTACGAAGGACAAAACCACGTGAAGCCTGACATGCCTTCGCCAGGATCCGTTTATGGCTCGCAGTTGCTCTCCTTGGATGAGTCAGCAAGCGCAGCAGGAGGTGGCGGTGGAGGACAGGCGGCGGGCAGCTCCGGCGGTGGTCTAGTGGGCATTGCCAACAGTACTGCCAGTGGCAGTGATGTAGAAGCCGATGGCAGCAGCTTCTTCCAGGGACTGAACATTAAGACAGAGCCCGGATTGCATTCCCCCTCTTGCAAGGAAACGTCGAAATCTTCgggcggcaacagcagcggtGGAGGAAGTGGTAGCGGTGGTAATCTCTTCACAGCTGAAGGTTTGAATCCCTCGCTCAACGATCTGGAGCAGTTGTTTGAGACAAGCTCGAACGACGAGTGCAGCAGCGTGCAAATCCACACACCACCCGATTCCAACAACCCCTCGAATGGCGGCTGCAGTGCTGTGACCAATACGATCGAAGACCTCAAACGGAGCACAGCGGTGGCCAGTGCTGCCgtagcagcggcagcagcagctgttgcCTCGGGAGCGGGCAATATCCAGGCGGAGGATCTTACCAAGATGTTTCCCACACCACCGTCTCACGAGCAGCAGCACCCGAACTCGAGTCCCTGTCAAACGGACGTTGTTATGACGGATCTCAGTGTGGACACCACCACAACCATTATAACCAGTAGTATCACCACTACCTGCAATACCACTATCACGAGTAGTATCAACACCACCACAACAGCCTGTAGCAACCCAAGCAACAGTATTATGCTGGCTACCGCGCAAGCTCCCGTCACCGTGGTGGCCATCCAGACTGTCTCCAAGATGGTGAAGCAGGAGTATAACCTGGAACTGGGTAGTCCTATGGAAGAGCCCATAAATGACTGGGACTATGTGTATCGACCACCGCAACAGGAAAAGTTTGTGGGCTCGACGCGATATGCTCCATTGACCAACCTGCCCAGTCAGACACAGCCGCCGCTGACTCTGCCTACGGGATGCTTTTATCAACCCACCTGGAGTAGCCACAAATCAAGAGCAGCAACTTTGGCTAAAGCAGCGGCagctcagcagcagcagcatcaaaaaCATCAGGCCCTTCAGCAGCGCATCCAATTGCATCAGCAGAAACTACAGCAGCTTCAGCTCCagaatcagcagcaacaacaagcggcagccgcagcagcagcggcggcagcgggAGGTGTTGGCCATCAGAAGCACCAGCATCAGCATCTTCATGATCTCCTGTCAGCGGCGCCGAGGACACCATTAACGCCCTCTACTGTTCCGCAACCGTTGAGCAGTGGTGGCAGTCAGTATTTGTTGAATCAGTTGAACTGCCCACAAGCGCCACCTGGCGCCTCCATGCAGCAGCTAATGCACCGAGCGGGGATGTCACCAATTTCCCCGGGACCCGGAATGGGTCCGTATGCCGCTAGAAGTAGTCCAATGTCGAGGGCAACCCCCACGCATCCGCCACCGCCATATCCTTATGACTTGGCTGTGGCCAGTCCAGCTACCTCCACATCATCGTACTTGAACCGGCCGCTTCACTCGCAGGAGCATCCGCACATGCATGGCATGGGCGGCGGAGCAACCGGAGGTGTCGGTCACGGAACAGGAGGTGGCGGGCACATGGGTATGGTACCGTACACTGGCGATGCGGGCATTGCCAGTGGTGGAACAGCGATGGCAGCCGGATCCTCGTCTTTGCTTCAGGAATTACCAGAAGTAAATTCTGTCCTAGTTAACATCCTGCTGTACGATACCGCCTTAAATGTCTTCCGGGATCACAACTTTGATAGtagcagtgtgtgtgtgtgcaatgcGGATACGCAAAAGATTGGCAATATTCGCGGAGCGGATTCCGGAGTATATGTACCCCTGCCCGGGGTTAGCTTCAATCCTTTCCCTTCCGGAGCTGGAGGCGCTGCGGCTGGACAGCGAATGCTCAATGGACCCAGTTCCGCCGGTTTTGGCGGCATGCGGATGATCAGTGCCTTTGGGGGTTCGCCAGCCTCAGCCTCGATGCCCGGAGCTGGCTCCGGACATGGCCATGGTCCAAATGGTTGCTCCAACTCGTCGTCTTGCACGCCGCCCAGCAGTAATCCCCATATCACCGGCTATGTGGATGATGATCCCGTGGAGTGTACGTGTGGTTTCAGTGCAGTGGTTAATCGAAGACTCTCTCATCGCGCTGGACTCTTTTACGAAGATGAGGTGGAGATCACGGGCATCGCGGATGATCCGGGCAGGAATAAGCAGCCTACGTTGCTCAGTATCATCCAGAGTCTTAGCAGGAAAAACCAAATCAAGCAGGGACCTGGAGAAACAAGCTCTGCCTTGGATAAAATCGGAGCGGGAGGATTGCCTGGTGGACAACTGGAGCAATTGGCTCACGCTGTATTTGACCTGCTATTGGATCAGTGTTCTATCATCCAAACATCTAGCAGTTCGGTGCACAGAGCACTTCAGTCCCATCGGAGGCGAATGTCCCGCCAACGAAGGATCTTCGGTACCAATGGAGCTCCAACTGCCTCATTGGCATCAATTGCAAATGTTCTAGAGTTTATGGATGCACACGACGTCATAAGTTTGGCCCTGGAGCAGTCGAGATTGGCATTCGAAAACCAGCGGATGGACAACATGATGGACTTCCATGGGAATGGTAGCAGTAGCtcgcatcagcagcagcaactcacAGCTttccatgcaccaccacctgCTTTGCGTCACAAGCTAGCAGGTATTGGCGCTGGTCGGTTGACGGTCCACAAGTGGTCATATCTTCCCGTCGGTTTCACCCGTAGCAATAAGGAGATTGTACGCACCATGAATGCTATACAGCCGATGCTGCAGAATGCATTCCATTGCAAATCCAGGGGCGGCTCAGGTTCCAAGGATGCCAGTTCGTACAATACGGTGAGTGGACCGCTAACCTGGCGCCAATTCCATCGACTGGCAGGCCGTGCATCCGGACAATGTGAACCGCAACCGATACCATCCGTGGTGGTGGGCTACGAGAAAGATTGGATCTCGGTCGCACCGCACTCCATCCACTATTGGGATAAGTTTCTCCTGGAACCGTACTCCTATGCCAGGGATGTTGTCTACGTGGTGGTGTGTCCGGACAACGAGCATGTGGTGAGTTGTACTCGCAGCTATTTCCGGGAACTAAGCAGCACCTACGAGATGTGCAAGCTGGGCAAACACACACCCATCCGAGGATGGGATGGCTTCCTTCAAGTAGGCGCTGCTCGAAAcaacgtgcctgcggatcgggAAACGACTCCCTTGGATGATTGGCTGCGTACCCTGGAACATGCCGCTCTGGCGGAGCAAATCCGTCGGTATGCAGTTGCCTTTATTCACCAGTTGGCTCCATATCTAAGTCGAGTGCCAAATGATAAAACGTTGTTGAATCCACCAGATGGCACTGGCAACTCACACTCTAAAGGAGGAAGCTCTTCCTCCTCGAATAGCTCTTCAGGCAGCGGATTGCCAGGCGGGGATTTACCCACGGATAATATCAAGCTGGAGCCGGGTACAGAACCTCAAGTCCAACCGATGGAGACCAACGAAATAAAACAAGAACCCGGAGTGGGAAAAGGAGGCGCTGCAGCAGGTGAAACCAAACCCGCTCTGATCCTCGGAGATCCATTGGGAATGGGCGAGACTTTGGAGGACATCAACCCGTCAGCCATTGTCCTTTATGTGGTCAATCCGTTCACTTTCGCCTCGGATAGTTGCGAACTGGAGCGTCTAGCTCTGATTGCTCTACTTCGTTGCTATGCGGAACTGCTGAAAGCAGTTCCAGATTCAGTGCGATCACAGATGAACATACAGATTATATCGCTAGAATCTGTAATGGAACTGGGACCGTGCGGCAATCGAAAGCGTTTCTCGGACGAGATTAGGTGCCTGGCTCTAAACATATTTTCGCAGTGCCGGCGACATCTGGTGCATGCCCAATCCGTTAAAAGTCTTACTGGCTTTGGTACGGCGGCTAATATGGAGGCCTTTCTCAAGACAAAGGATGAACCCAATCGCCGGGCCTACAAGATGTACACGGCTCCCTTTGTTCTGGCACCAATGCACGAGAGGAATGACAAAACGGACTTCTCCAGATCCGCGGGAAGTATGCATGGCCAGAATGAACATCGTTATTCGGTGATGTATTGCAATTACTGCCTGAGCGAGGATCAGGCTTGGCTTTTGGCCACCGCCACTGATGAAAGGGGCGAGATGCTGGAGAAGATCTGCATTAATATCGACGTGCCAAATCGTGCTCGGAGGAGAAAAGCCCCTGCTCGCTATGTGGCCCTAAAGAAACTGATGGACTTCATCATGGGAATCATCTCGCAGACATCGCAAATGTGGCGTTTGGTAATTGGACGCATTGGAAGGATCGGACACAGTGAACTGAAGTCGTGGAGTTTTTTGCTCAGCAAGCAACAGCTGcaaaaggcatccaagcaatTTAAGGATATGTGCAAGCAATGTACATTGATGTATCCACCCACAATCCTGAGTGCTTGCCTGGTGACCCTGGAGCCGGATGCCAAGCTGCGCGTGATGCCCGACCAGTTTACGCCAGATGAGCGCTTCTCGCAGATTTCCATGCAGAACCCGTTGGCCACTCCACAGGACGTGACCTGCACCCACATCCTGGTCTTTCCCACTAGTGCCGTCTGTGCG CCCTTTACGCGCCAGTTCCAAAACGAGCCGCAAGTAGATGACGACTTCCTAACATTCGAGGAAGAGGGCAACGAGGACTTTAGCGATGCGGACATTGGTGATCTCTTTTGGGGCA CTCACATGGACAGAGTATCCAATCATGGTAGTCCCGGTCGCATGGATGACAATCGGAGCTGGCAGAGCGCTGGCGGTAATAACTTCAAGTGCACGACGCCTCAGGAAGTAGAGGAG GTTGGTTCACTCAACCAGCAGCCCATATCAGTGGGGTACATGGTGTCCACGGCGCCAACCGGTCGCATGCCCGCTTGGTTCTGGTCCGCCTGTCCGCATCTAGAGGACGTTTGTCCCGTGTTTCTGAAGACAGCCCTCCATCTCCATGTGCCCAGCATACAGTCTGCCGATGATATTCTCAACTCGACCAATGCCCATCAGTCAGCCAACGATCATCCGCTTGACTCCATTCTCACGGCGGATGTGCTGCGCTTTGTCCTCGAGGGATACAATGCCCTTTCCTGGCTGGCGCTCGACTCCAACACACACGATCGTCTCTCCTGTCTGCCCATCAATGTTCAGACGCTAATGGATCTGTACTATTTGACGGCTGCCATAGCCTAA